GTGATTGCCGGGCTGATCAGACGGTTTAATGTTGACGCCAACATTATTTACGGCAATGTTGACCATATTCAGAGCACGCCTTATGGTACGCTGGTCATTGAAATCTCCGGCGAACCGCAGGGCATTGAAAATGCTTTGAATTATTTACAGGCCCGCAAGCTGGGAATTGAGGTGATTGGCTATGTCACAAGACATGATCGAGCTGCTGGTTAAGGCTTTATGGGAAACTACCTATATGGTTGCCGTCTCCTCGGCGATTGCGGCCCTGCTGGGTATTCCGCTGGGGGTTGTCCTGATTACCACCGACAAGGGCCATATCATGCAAAATCTTCCGCTGAACCGGATTCTGGGGGCGATTGTCAATGCGGCCCGCTCCACGCCATTTATTATTTTAATGGTTGCGATTATTCCCCTGACCCGCCTGCTGGTAGGTACCTCAATCGGCACCGATGCGGCGATTGTGCCGCTTAGTATTGCGGCAATTCCGTTTGTGGGGCGGCTGGTGGAAACCTCGCTAAAAGAAGTCGAATACGGGGTCATTGAAGCGGCTCAGGCGATGGGCGCCACGCCCTGGCAGATTATTGTCAAGGTGCTCATTCCAGAGGCATTGCCATCTATCGTGCTTGGCCTGACC
This genomic interval from Dendrosporobacter quercicolus contains the following:
- a CDS encoding methionine ABC transporter permease encodes the protein MSQDMIELLVKALWETTYMVAVSSAIAALLGIPLGVVLITTDKGHIMQNLPLNRILGAIVNAARSTPFIILMVAIIPLTRLLVGTSIGTDAAIVPLSIAAIPFVGRLVETSLKEVEYGVIEAAQAMGATPWQIIVKVLIPEALPSIVLGLTIMVISLIGYSAMAGAIGGGGLGDLAIRYGYQRFRVDIMLATVVILIAQVQIVQSVGDYASRRLNKK